From the Bombus huntii isolate Logan2020A chromosome 4, iyBomHunt1.1, whole genome shotgun sequence genome, the window ttcattgataaaattcgaaaaaaaatttttaagatACAGATGTTCGTAAAGGTAATATGactagtataacgttatataattgtattatcagtgaaaatataGTAGCAGGCAATTATGCATAttttaagataaaaagaagTACTATAAAGTTCTTCCTATTAGAACCTATCTCACTTGTCTGAAAATCTCTAGTTTTCACCAGTTCTCTGCCATTCTGTCTTATATACCTACCAAACTATCGATGCTTGTTGCTGTACCTCGGCCACAAACTGCTGATACTGCTGTGTCAACACATTTATAATTCGTGTCTGAAGATTGCATTCATTTCAGCACTAAATCAAGCCTCTAGCAAATTATTCTAATGTATTCAGATGTCTGTGTCTGTGCCCtatgtaaaaaaaagaatcagTAGCTTATTGTCATActaagaaaaattctaaaattctttAGAATACTCCATTAAAATTGCTTTTAAGTGTGGTAGTATACTATACTACATgaataaaatacgttatagttTATCTTATTCTCTGTGCAATCTGTCAAATGTTATGTGTCTGTCTCTTATTCTAACGGTGTGTAAATATTAGAAAAGATCGCTTATATACATttagtttaaaaattttttcactttgaattttctttatttgtttttatctaCGTATGCACATTGCCAATAAAAAGTACTGGTTCCTGCCTATATTTATTGCTAAATAAAAGACTAACTTGGAATGTTTCTTCTAATCTGGCCGCGGTAAAAGCACGGGGTGCCATCAGCAGCTGTGATGATGTCAGTCGCATGTGATATGATATAACTAAACAATGTACCCATTATTAAATGTATTCAGGGTACATGGTATTTACTTACCAGTTAGTGATGCTATGCGAAGATCAGGTGCTATCTTAATCCTGGGGTGTTGGTTGACTCTGATTGACACACTTGGCTTGATTAATAAAGTTTAACCGGCACACCAAACAAGTTTAGGATGTGTATTTGGGAATTTTGAAAAGTCTTTAGCAAGAACTTAGTACACTATAGCTACAGAGAATTGCTAAAGTTTCTAGTGATTTACTGATTAAGTATCATGTATAGAAATatgtacaaattatttttaaaatccTTTATACACATTCACACTTGATCAATTAAATCAATTTATTGAGATACAAAgtcattaaattatattatggTTTtatcatacatatatgtatatgtgtttatatgcatacatatatgtgtatatgtatattatattttttaaaagaaatatatatatacatatatagatgCCATAAGCTTAGCTTATAtcataatgttttcattatttatttttttgttttaatgcATTCGCAAGATTGAAGTAAATTGTCGTAAAGTATAAGTATATTCAAGTAACTGTAGAGTTGATTGATTTTTGAGAGAAATGGTGGATCTCAAAATATGCTTGAGGGTGcataaatatcaaattcgaattCGAGTTAAGTTTAGTGTACATATATCTTTTTGCTTTTTGTTCTCTACATATGAGAATCGTAAGCAAGAAAAACTTGAGCATGAacacatgtatatgtatgtgtatatattttggaaacatatattttaataacattgCAAGATAATTTGACTCACTTTCATTTCTATCTTATAATATAACTGTATATATGTGAACATGCCTGTGCTTTTTTGTTATGCTTGTATCCAACAGTGTGTCATATGTgactgaaattttattaatgctTTGAATGGTTATCCTCAgtattgtttattataaacaattaGTTAGCTTGCATTACTTATGGTACTGGTTATTTATCATATAAGAATATGTGATTCCTAAAacacaaatttataaaaagtagtagaaagataatataacTAGAAAAGAATTATGAATATTCTTTACAAAAAAGTTTACTTGTAAAGAAAGATACTTActgttacaaatatatattttacacagttaacaaaacaatgtaaatctAACAGAAACCACGTTCGAGATATCATTTAATACAAATGATTTaattggaaaaaagaaaaggatataataattgataaataCGTTCTGGAAGAAtgtaacaatttattatttgcatTAAATAAACAATGTTTGCACAGGCGAGATTCACTATTGTGGTTTTTTGTGAATTCATTAGTTGCTTCTTGACTTTTAGGTCATTATTATGCATTACTAAATTTTGAATGCAATAGGCACATAtagattgtaaattttatatacaatttagAAAAAAGGAGTTCCGTTATGAAAAAACGAATGCGTGTGAGCATGCTTTGTACATAAATGCAGTATATATTTGATGTCAATACTAGTTTTAAGCATCCATAAAGCAAATTTGGAGAACCACCACAATATGGTAAAGTAATGCCATGAAGCATGATAATCTTTcagtattaaaaataatgattattttaattcataaCAAATCGTTTTTTGAGTATTTGTTCATTCTTACATTCAATATTAGATTAAAGTAATTGTTATAGTTTAATGCTCTCCTTTAGTAGTATCTTGTTGTagatttatacaattttttttcattatttttattaaaatacattgaCAAGTTACATGTAAGAAATTTTTGTGATTACTGTATACAATTTTAGTTTGTTGAATTTCTTGCATCATTGTATATATTGTTATGAgatttaattttgaattatCATTTTAACATTCCATGTGAATGTGTATATACAATAGAAGCGTATTATGAgacattttaaataaatacttaTAACGAATATCATCATAAAAAATGCAAGGATATATGAAATCTATAATATTGACCTTGTGAgctaatataaaaatgttccAATCATATTTATTATGATTATTGATTTCTCATTGTAGTGACCTCGTCTGTGCATTCATTTGTAATCATAGTTACACAGGAATATGTAAATACATGTGTTTTGGTCGTGAATGTTAAAATGATAGATATGAAgcttttttgaaatttatatacaagtatattataaaatatatttttatatatattacaatatatataaaaagccAGGAGTGTAATACAATAAGTTGCATAGTATTTTTTACTCTCTTCTCAGCAACAGGAGCAGGACCCAACTAATCTATATATTGCAAACCTGCCCCTGAGTTTCAAAGAAAATGATGTTGAAGGTTTGCTTGCTCAATATGGGCAAGTTATTTCAACACGAATATTACGTGATACAGCTGGACAAAGTAAAGGTGTTGGATTTGCAAGGTTAGTGTTATATTATCATTTAAAAGATAATTATCAatcatattaatttttgttacatttagtaatattaatattttatattatgtatatctTAGAATGGAATCTAAAGAAAAATGTGAACAAATAATTCAGATGTTTAATGGAAAGGCACTACAAGGTGCTAAAGATCCGTTACTGGTAAAATTTGCTGATGGTGGTAATAAGAAAAAATCATTATACAAAAGTACAATATGGAGGGAAACTGGCGAGGTAATTTATGCAATTACAAAAAGGTGAAGATAGTATTTAATGTACAGTTTTAATGTTGTGGTGTGTACTTTCACAGAATATAACTTTGAATTACGATACAAGTGGTGTTGGTCAAAACGGGGTTGCAACTACTCACATGCTACCTGCAGCCACCTTAACACAATATAGTCGTCATTATGGTCAAGCTTTACCGGGATACAGTGTGCCAGGAACGCCCTGGGTGACTCCTTACTTGGTGCAGACTGCCCCTCCACACATGCAACAGGTCGACGTGAGTTTTTGTACAAACTTTTTGTTGGTTTTGcttcctctctttttttaaatcatttatcatttatcttaaataatattattcttccattattgaaaaatttcatatattcgtGCATAATTATTAATCTGGATATTTTTGTACTAAATTGTTACTAAATGTTAAAAGAACtgaataaaagtatttaaatttaaaattttaatatgaatttcaTATTACAGATGATGCCATCAGCTGATCCTAGTAATCCACAATACAGTATGATTCCTCAACTAACTACACAAATGTCTACGTTACATCTTGGCACTGGTTCCGTAAGTATAGAAtcttttttttactttctcttaaattttcaatcattttttcaacatttatgttaattttaatttttttaatatttcatttttcagtACATAGCAAGCCCACATCCCTATCCTTATACTACTTATCCTCCTAGCATTATTCATACCATGCCACTGGGTGATTCTGAACAAACAAGTAATGCAGCATCTCCTGATGATTCTTACCAACAATACCAAGCTCAGCAGCCCAAGTAGGCTATGGTTTTTAGGTATATATAGCATTTCACAATGATTTTtctgttatatatataaatatataggaTTTTATAAACAAAGCTGAACCAGATTTCCgtttttttaacatttcagaTACGATTACACCGAGAGTTATGTAAGTTAGGAGAGCCACACCTGTTGATAAGAAGGATTATATTAATGAAGGATAGATAAGGCTAAATACAATACATAAAGTCAGATAAGATTCTTCCTCATGATAATTGACTTGCCAGCCatcttttatacattttatccATCAGATAAATAGGTGAAAGTAGTTAATATTTTCCAACGATTAGAGAATGAATGTTGTCATAAGAACGGGGTACGAGTGCTCGTGTCATCTACATTGTTCGGCACCAGCACGGCTCCATACGCTGTAACGCCAACACATCATTACAACAGTGACAAAACTGATATTCTGCGACGGACAGTTTAGTGTCAAGCTGATAGGCTTCCAGGATTAACTTTAGGTATTACATTTACTAAGGAAACGATAAGTCGAAGCTAAAGGCTTTGAGAGtgtgaataaaatattttaacaaaaacTGTAAACTATAAAAGAAACGCTGCTCAGAAATATACAAAGGAGAATTCTTCccaagaaataataataataatatacagaaAAAAGCACTTCCAAATGCTagaattgattaaaaaaaacaTTCAGATTTGGTTACTTGTAATCAGTACCTACCGGACTTTCGTGCCAGCTGGCTGGCCGGTGGCTGGGCTGCGAAGAGAAGGGGTTGTGGATCAGTATTTCTTTTTCACAGAAGATACTGAAGAAAAGAGCTCTTCCTTAACAGCGCACACCACCCCATCCACTAACTGCACTCTCAtcatattatttctttttgttttcttctgtTTCGTTCAGACATTCCAAGCCAGGCACATatattgtatgtatgtattgcCACGCGGAGATTTTTATCTACTTTTACAAGTACAGTTCGCGTTCTCTTTTTAATCACGgacgaatatattttatggACGAAAAAGAAGTGAAGATtttaagagagagagagagagcgagcgagcgagagagagagagagagagagagaaaaagatgaAGCTTTATTtctaaaggaaaaaaaaacttcaggatatatgtaattattgtAACAAGAAGGAAAGGAACATAGTACTTTTTAgaagatttatatttatgagtACAGTTACTACGAATTGATATCAGTTTTAATTGTACAGTGAATACagatattttttttagaattgTGCCTTTTCAGACAAATCCGCTAGACTGGGATATgctgaaaaatattataatatatttttacgtcGGTATGTAAATGCGAAACTTGAGCCAAATTTTGATCTTCTAGTTAAGAGAATATAATTGTTTTTGCGTTGTAGCCAGTTAAATATCACTACGTTTGTTTTTTGGTTATGAATTCGAATAGATTTTGTATGTGTATAGTTGCCACTAACGGGATTGACGGACCGAAAACATCTGTACGGTTCGTACGGAGTCTaggaacaaaagaaaaatgatatgAAATCAAATGGCGGATCATTGTTAACTGAGACTAATCCATACCGCCCCAAAAGAAAATGAGAGAGAGACAGAATAGGCTTGTTACAACGGAATACGATAGATAGagtgtaaattaatttattatatcgaACAAACGAATAAAATCGCGTTGCAAATGAAAACGAAAAAGATAATGGGACTGGAGTAGAACGATAGGCGAGAGGATCGAACGCGAGGAAACAAAAAGAAACGTAAAATACAGAATATAAGTTGAAAATTTTCTATCTACGTGGtatcgagagagagagagagagagagagagagagagagtgagagtgAGAGAAAACGGAGAAGCAAAAGgtttaatgataaaaaaaagaaaaaacacccTCCTCTCCTGCGTTCCTCTAAGCCCGTTTTTACATCTGGCACAGTTTTCACGTTGTCTGACTTAGGTCGAGTCGAGGAACGATTAGCAGAAAGCTTTCTACCAAATATTACGAGCTCCGGGCTCGAAGTGGCAGGCAGGTAGTTAGATAGAGTTAGAGGCGATCGTAgctattattataatattacaataatatgctgtattattataattaatgattACTATTATTGACGTCATCTAAAGTATGAAAGATTTTTACACTGTTGAGACTTgaagtaaataatatatttagtttattttgGTACATCACGATTTGATGACAAGAgataaaagatgaaaaaagtGGTATGAACTATTTTTTAAGAGACCGATTATTACTCGATTTGAGTCCATGCATTAAGGGAGACTAACAAAAAAGAATaagagagcgagagaaagaaagaaagaaagaggcgAACCTATTTGCGAGTGTGTAAATTGTTTGCACAAGCGATTGTCACCATGACTGACAACAAAAATCACATGTGATTAAATAGTgaattttgaagaattttaCTAATAGACTTGTACTAAATAACTAATTATTATTGTGACGaccaaaacaaaaaaaaagagcagCATTTTTATAGTGCTGACCGAGAGCGGAAGAACGATGGTTCGGCCGACATAAATGCCAGCTCCCGCAGATACGGAGCCGCACTGGAGAGCGGGCagagaggagagaaagagagtgagGAAGATCAATGGATGCAAGGGACAATGAGCGAAAGAGACGCGGAGAATCATAGAAGGCGAATGAAAGTGCGTGAGCTAGAAATTTAGAAGAAAATGTGTGTAGAAAGCAGGGGGGTAGAAGGAAgttaaatgataaaatgagCGAAgtggaggggggggggggggaagatAGATGCTAGAATGTGAAATATACAAGAGAGAAAGTAAGAGTGAACATGAGAGAAAACAAGAGCGAATGCGTCGTAATCTATTGTATAGAACCTGGGAAGAAAGAGATGTTGTGTAGTTAGTgttgattataaatatataggaTAGGTACCATTTTTGGATAGGAAGTAATCAATTAAGTGATTAAGTTTAGGTAGTTAGTTAGGTGATAGTTAGGATACATATACAACTGCCTCTCCTCGTTAAAAAaacgcaaaaaaaaaaaagaaaggaaaacacACATCAGGCGAGGCACCGTTCAGCCTATGCACCTCGCACCCGTCAAGACTGACTGGCTAttcatattaataataaatatatattattctacaACATATTATCTACTGTAATATAAATAGTAAGAACTGCTTGCTGCGCACCGCGGGTCAGGTGCTTGGGCTGGCCGGGCGTGGTttacgaaaaagaagaaaaaaaccAATCTCTTTTTTGGAACGTAATGTTTCCAAGCAATGCTGCTTTCCGTAAGCTTTCTTTAGAATTTCTAGCGTAGCCTCTTTTTAGATTAGATTTACAACTAGTAGTCGTAGGCTGATGTAGAAAGATGaggataaaaaggaaaaaaacgtAGGGTGTTTTTAAgtaacgaaacaaaaaaaaataagtaatATAATGTTAGTCGAACGTCGGCTTaagcgataaaaagaaataataagaaaGATGCGAGTCCGAGTTGAGACTTTGATGATGCCCGATAATGTAACGCGCGTCATCGTACTTCGACTTGTACAGTCCTTAGATTTCACCGAGGTTTTAAGTCATTGTTTTACTATTGTTAAGGAGATAGGTTTTTAGCTATAACGAGAGAGAGACGAACATTTTTCCATTTGCCCCATTGTTctgctttttttttacttcGACCCTTCCTGTATCTCTTCTAATTTCTTTTCCATAACTTTCCCGTGCTCCTTGTTTAATCCAACATCCGTTGTATTTTTCGACATATACAAATCTTCTATTCATAAGCGTCAAGACGAAAGAACGACACTTgtaattatacaaaaaaaaaaaaaaattgccaTTACTATATTCGATtcattttgtttgtttcttctctccactatataattaattgttatgTGGTGTGCGACCAATGAGAATATACatgagaattaaaaatttcgtaaatttcaagatgagagaaagagggagtgAAAGGGACAGAGAGcgagagaaaggaaagaaacaaaatatgaTGTTGAGGCATTAAGTTCGCATGCGTAAACGAGGATTAAGTAATCGGGagggaaaaaaatataaaaaaaaagtaaaaaatgaacACACACATTAGGTTCTCGGATACTTTTAAGATGGCGAGGCATAGCACGTAATGAAATTCTTAGATTAAGGCAAGTGTGTCATAGCTAGTTAAGAAATAGGGGCTCTTAGAAGTCGATAGGTGctgtaataaaatgaaaaaaaatgaagTAACAAGAACAACAACAAAGTTTAACAACGGTCAGAATTAGATTTTTCATGGAACTTGAATAAGAACACAGGGCATACGCCACTAAAAGTGCCCTTAGTTTATTTTGGATCGTTTAAAAACGCTAGTCTTTGTGTGAGATAATGTGGGGGTTATAGATAGGGTcttctaaaaaagaaaaaaaacgaaaaaaagaagagaaaaacaaaaaacgcaaacagaaaacaaaaagagagagagagagagagcgcgAGAGAGAACGTGAGATATAAGTAGTAAAtacaaaagataaaaaagaaacacatatGAGGTGCgcgagagcgagagagagagaaagtgcGAGACGAATGTGTGGTGTGTAGGTTGTATGCATAATTTATAATGCGtactttaaataaaaagaacaacCATCTGCCTATGACACGACACAGACTGCAGAGACACACTGTTACTGTAAACTGCACACTGCGTGTGCACGCTCTAAACGTCACACACTTCTTACACTTTGTATGTGGAGCGTGCACCAAACAGTTTTTAGAGTTACTTACAAGCATGGTTTGGTATTCAAAGTGAAAGAATCAAATTCTTAATTACTATCATCCCTTATTTTTGATCAATAAACGATCTGTTTTGGGGATTTATTCgaatcattttcttttcctttcctaAGTTTTCTTTAATGGCAGGCCAATTGTGAAAATAGTCTTCAACACAGAGagaagagagcgagagagTGAATCCccaaattataattatatcattgTTTCTTCTCAGAtgtcatttttttaaattgtacttCTCTTTTGTCTGCATTAGATTTCgttgaatttcataaaaaaataaatacagattcattttcgttttttcttttcctttgtTGTGTCAAAGAGTGAAAGAACAATTTCTGCGAGAAACGAACAAACGAAATGTAAAGTCTGTAAAATAAACTTACTCTCGTACAAAATCAGTGACTGTATTTACACGTATTCCAACactaaaaaaagagaaatatgcCTTCTATTGAATCAAGTAGCGACTATTGTATATGCCTTTTTCAATGTTATATCCTGAGATAGATTTTTGGTATTCTCCAGGACTAAAAGAGTGAGCttaacgaattaaaaagaaaaaaagaaaacgaaaatagaAGAAACTCCAAAAAGGAAACAAGAAATATCACGTTCTTCTCAATCGAACATCGGTTAAACGAAATTATACTGTTTATTAATGTGTAGTAGTACAGCATGTCCAACAGACTGAACATTTGTCCTTTGTaagaaatgttaaaataataaGCCCCCCACATTATCCCAACTAATTGTGTAATAATACATCCAGCGTCCGCGTTTATACTAATCGACGATAGGATTGTTTTCTGCGGAGTAACAAGACTATGGAGAATTAATATGCCATGTTCGATTTTTGGTAATACGGTAGAACGTAACGAGTCTTTTTCTTAATACTTTTAACACCGTACACGCTGATGCGATTTGTACTATTTTGAGTAAATGCTTTTAATTTGTGCGCAATAAAGAttcgaaattttaaaaaaagaggtgaagataaaaagattttaatcgAGATGCTGGCAATGTATGAGAACGATTACTAGATCTCCTCTTTTGTCAATTAAATGGTGGTTTTATAATGATGTAAAATAGAAgggtaaaattaaaaagaaaaaaaaaaggaaagcaaACACATCGTAAAAAGAACtcattgaaataaaaagagtaCGAATTTTGATTTGATGCTGAGAGCTTTTTCTTAGGCCATGCAATACTTTTTCCATTAGGGTTGTACTTTTTGTCTTTTTGATTTCGTTAGATGTGTTTATTTgtacgaaaatattttgtaattacttTATATACATCATCTCGATCTGCATTcacgtttaatttatttcaagttACGATGTTGGAGTTAAAAGATTGATCCGATATcttttgattattttacacTGAGTACATGATTTCGTGATTCAGTACGTTTCACGATGGCGATACgtgtttatttcttttagaTGATTATATTGCTTGatttagaatataataaatattaagttgataaaaagaatcttattcttattaatttGCACTATGCACAATTCATTTCTCTATTATATGTAAAAgttataaaacaatatttcgCTATTAACGAACAATATGTTTCGATTTAAATATCCTTACGGTGTTATCCGCACCTCCGGATACCATGAATTTGGGATTCGACCAATTGCAACATAATACTTTATCTTCATGGCCAGAAAGGTCAAATAATGGCGCTTTAGGACTATAAGAAGAGaaatagttttttttttacacgGAAAGCAactttgtaaataaaattggaaattatcgtACCTTCTGGTATCCCAGAGTTTCATCTCATTATCGTATGCTCCTGAAATAAAAAGAGTTTCGTCCACTGGCGACCATCGTACAGATTGTACCCATTGCGTGTGAGAAGTAAATATTGCTTTCACAAGTGTTCCctctaaaaaagaaatattattttaatacaacTTTCAATGCAACAATgattagaaatttataaataaacgatgTCAGTCGAAACCTGTAGATCTTGGATCGTATAATCTAATATGCCTATCGGCTGACGCTGTTATAACAGTACGAGTTAATGGGGAATAATCGAGGTcaaagaaacttttatttcCAGCCAGTTCGTGTTTGATTCCTCCTAATTCTGAATCCCATATTTTCATCGTATGATCCCACGAGGATGttataatttctgttttatctGACCATACTACACCACTAATGGCTTCTTTGTGACCTTTCATAGTTCTTTTAGGTACCTTTATAATGCAAACGTACAtatcataataaattatttctttgttgATAAATATTCTACtgattattcattttatttaccCTTGTTTTACCATGTTCTGATTTTAATCTTTTTGAGCTGGATTCACCATCTTCATTTTCATCTTGATTAGCTACAAACATAAATGAAAGTGAACCATTTTCTTATTAACGAACTTCatttttttgttatataaattacttACCTGTAGACCAGATTTTAAGCATTGTATCCCACGCCCCAGTTGCCATTATAGTCTTATCGTAATTAATACTAACAGCTTCTAGTCCACGTTCGTGTCCCCTGCATACATGAATGCAATCTACAGAGTTTTCCATAATGTTCCAATCCCATATTATAGCTGTTTGATCTTGAGATGCACTGTAAATTATAGATGGTAAGaatgatttaaaattattcaattcaACTTTTCCCGGTTTTAAATCATACCTAACAAAACTGGCTGTGTCACTAGTCATGGATATCCATGCTACTGCTTTAACAGGTGAAGTATGTCCAGGAATTACTAAATGATGTTTCCCTTTAGATGTCCATATATGTAATGTGTTATCATAACAACCAGTCAAAATCCTATTAAAGTATAATAAgtattttaatacaaaataataatgttaataataaataacaacaataaataTCAAAGAAGTTACCATTTTTCATAAACATCAACAGCAGATACCCAATCGTCATGTAAAAGACAATCCTGAGGTTCTGGTGGTGGATACTTTTCAACATATTCAACAATAATCACTTCTTctgtagaaatatttttttctgctATGTGTTCACTTAATGAAGTGCGTAAAAATTGTGAGCACACCAAGAAATCAAATtctatatcattttttatatcgGTCGACTCTAGAATTAAATCCAgttaataaacaaatattcCTCAATAAACTTAATTTATGTTTAAGtttattaatttagaaatatgCTACCTTTTAGAAGTTCATTTATAAGAGTATTTAATTCACTTGTTACAATGGATGTGTGCACTGATAATGGGAAATCCGGAACAGCATAcctaaaatttgaaaaaattatttaccaCATATATTATGATTActgaaataacaaaattattgcAAATTATATAAAGCATAAACACAATGTCATAACTGTgtaacaaaatgaaataaccTCCTAATGCAGTTTAcaaaagataattaaaaatacttacTGTTCCTGCTTcgtaagaaattttatttgtaccTGTGGAGCACTGTTGTTTAGGCTTTCATTAGCCATCGtagttttaatattattcgtaCTTTACTCTTTTATAAAATGggaattatagaaaatacagaaaatacaCGTGTGTGCTACATTTTAAACTAGATTATATCGACACCAGTAATCGACTTCTCGGAAATCTGAACGAATCGATTTATCATGCAATCGATACTCTTCTGTAGGTAATCGTTCTTCACATTATCGAAAGACTAAATTTTTGTACTGGTTTATTTATTCAGTTCTTTATATGTGacctttttaaattaataaatagaaatatattaattaatatagaaatatgaaTACATGTTAAAAGGTAGAATAATTAACATTCTTATGATgcttttaatttaatagtaaatttCGTTAACATAacattaaatacaattttagggttgacaaataataattttgttatttggataatgaattttattcaattttatatgtatgtataattatatttcttaatatattcaaaaattgttttactatacttatgtaataaatattgccaaataattataaaataaaactaatggTAGAAAAAGTCAAATCAGGAAAAGAACAGATATAagtgataataataatttatgtttctctatttattatttattaatataatgatatttcataa encodes:
- the LOC126864775 gene encoding ribosome biogenesis protein WDR12 homolog, translating into MANESLNNSAPQVQIKFLTKQEQYAVPDFPLSVHTSIVTSELNTLINELLKESTDIKNDIEFDFLVCSQFLRTSLSEHIAEKNISTEEVIIVEYVEKYPPPEPQDCLLHDDWVSAVDVYEKWILTGCYDNTLHIWTSKGKHHLVIPGHTSPVKAVAWISMTSDTASFVSASQDQTAIIWDWNIMENSVDCIHVCRGHERGLEAVSINYDKTIMATGAWDTMLKIWSTANQDENEDGESSSKRLKSEHGKTRVPKRTMKGHKEAISGVVWSDKTEIITSSWDHTMKIWDSELGGIKHELAGNKSFFDLDYSPLTRTVITASADRHIRLYDPRSTEGTLVKAIFTSHTQWVQSVRWSPVDETLFISGAYDNEMKLWDTRSPKAPLFDLSGHEDKVLCCNWSNPKFMVSGGADNTVRIFKSKHIVR